The Larimichthys crocea isolate SSNF chromosome I, L_crocea_2.0, whole genome shotgun sequence genomic interval caaattaatcaGAGAAACGATTCACTGTGAGCCACATCTGATCAGTTACTGTGAGGTGTCTGTTTCACACAATGCAACTGTCTGTTTTCTGAAGGACTAACTGAAACAATCAAAGTAAATATAGaatgtagaaataaacattCGATGTGCATTAATAAAAGAACATTCAAGTTTGTAAACAGGCAAAATTGTGCATGTTAAGCCAGAAACAGCACCTGGTGCGGTCTTAatatctaataatataataaataatatttgcaAGGGTGCAGTCATCTCCCCTCACCTGGCATCATGTTCAATATTTGATTGGCTCAAAGGGTCAAAGTTGAGAACTTCTCCCTTTTATATATAAAGTTCCATTGAaccaaaaatctttttattcaaaacaaatttaaaaaacaaagtggaaaTAGGCTTTTAAATATGGTTACAGTGCAGGTAACAAATAGTGTAACACTAAGTGTTGGTCCTCAGAGGTATAGGTCTGGATACTCGTACGTTGAGAGACATTTGGATCTCCCCTCCTCTATGGTGATACACGACAGGTTGGGCAGACAGGGGCAAGTATGGTGGACCCTCTTCCCAAAGAAAGGAACctggaggcagaaagagagacacatttGGGATGAGATTCATTTACAGAGATGTGTTCCTCTGGCCTCTTGTGGGAATTTTAAAGGGGAGGGTCTAGACACTTTTAGAGTGCTCACACAAAAATCATAATACTAGCTACCTCAATTTTAAAGTAGCTCTAGGCCACAAGGTTAAGTCAACCAAACCTCATTAACAAACTTCCTCTGCTGCTAGAGCCTAAAACCTGCCTCATCAATGCAGTGGAGACAGATCAATGACATGTGACACCTTTGCAGCCGACACTACAGTCACTCACCGTGTGGCTCATTGGGTGACAGTCGTCTCCTTCCTGTCCCATGGGCGTGCACATACGCAGGCTGCGGATCCACAAGCTCACCGCACAACACATCCCTCCTCCACACTGAGAGTCCTTTTCACAGgcctgtatgcacacacacacacacacacacacacattcatgcatcaGTGCATATTAATGACTTATTCAAACGAaaagacttttttgttttagttaaTATTGTTAAAGGTTATCATGatcataaaaatgttgaatgaacAGCTGAAAGTTGAATGAACACCTGATACCGCTGTATCTAATAAAGGAGAGATGTAGTCTGTAATTACGTATGTAATTATAtaatgcatgcatatgtgtaatgttatgtaatgtaatcaaaCACAACTATGTGAATTATATTAACATAAAAAGGCAGCTAGTGCAGCAGTGAGTTTTTAGATATGTAAGAGCCGTGTTTCAATGCACAGAGTGAACTGGTGTTACTTTAATCAAAGTGTTATTGCAGCATTCATCATATCATACCTCCACAAACTTGAGGATCCGTAGTGATTTATTGTTTGGAGTGTCGGGGTGAGAAACTGAGTGACAGCTCTCACTTTGGATGAGATGGAGGGAACACAACGAGGAGGAACAAGAAGTGATTTCATGTGACAGACGTGCATGAAAGTCACTTTCTGTTTTATGGCTGCCTGCTCCTCTCGCGATTCACATCGACGGCACAGTGTGAGCGGCTTGTTGTGACAGTGATGGGTGTTTTATTAGCAGGTCATGGCCATAATTTGTGCTCATGGAATTATGTAAATCCTTACTCGGATAGGGAAATTATTCAAAGGATAAGTTTGCAACTCCGCTGGTGGGTTGTTATAAATTGATACCTATTAATGGATAAACTGATAGATATACTGCACTTGTCATTTCACATTGTAATAGCACTTCATGCTTTTACAATTGCAAAAACGTGCAATTATAGACTCTATGTGTGGCATCTTTGAAATTTGTATTATaatgcaaaaaatgttttcattatataataattcatATCTTTAGGTCAGGATATGGTCACATTTTTAGCTTTTAGTTAGATTATAAAAGCAGTAAAATTCAAATAATTTTAAGAATTATTTGGAGAATCATTTGACATCAATCAAAGGATGAACATTACAACAAGGCTTTGGTCTAAGCATGAATAAGACATAGAAGTCTAATTCCTGCAGTATATATTgatttattgtatatttgtcCTTTATGCTACTGAAGAGATTAATTTCATACCACAGCATCATGCATTCTTAATAGTATAAccaatgttaaatattttgtcattaaGACCAAAGAAAGTATTAAGCaatgcacattttcttttcagaaaacagcagtttttGAAGCAAGAAAATACTTGTCCTGCATGCTCCCATCACTGCACCAGCTTCATAATGCCCCATGAGGTATGAACCTGTTTGCTCCCACTTACCCCTGTGATGACCGCTGAAGAGCCGTGAGACACCAACAACAGGGAGACGAGCAGAAGGAAGAAGGACCTCATGATGAAGGGCTGTCTGTCCGTGCCCTCCAGGGTGAAAAGTAAGGATGCTGAGGCTGTCGGACCTCGCTGCATGTGCATACGTGACGGGCGGCAGAGACAAGTGGCCTCCAAACTCATGTGTTGAGGGGCTGGCGGAGGTTTATAAACCCAGCCCGCCATTCAAAAAACTCTGTGACTCACTCACACCAGCATCACTCCACTGAGacgaccaaaaaaaaaaagaaagaaagatagaagaTCAAGGTAAACGTTATCCTGCTTTTCATCTGTCACACAATTCTTTCTCGCCATAAGatgaatttacattttcataccAAAAATGAAGCTCATGTTAAGAAATGCTAAAGCTGCTAAGTGCAGAGATATTCAGTGTTGCATCCTGttatatttgtgtctgttttttcctctcacctTTTCACACTCCAAGGCCACAGTTTTGAATACATCTTTTCAGTCCCACTCTTAGCATTGTTCACCATTGATGAATTGAGGCCACAGCActccagaaaataaatacactcaCACAATAAGTGGTGCTGGCCATGTATTATCTTAATTCATAATAAACCTTGAAATGAGTGAGGTGAAAACAGTAGTAGTGAAATAATGAATCGATTCCCTGATAAAGAAACGTGTACACcaacagttttatttatcaCTTATACATTTAAGTAATTCAAGAAAAGTGTGACTTTCTCAAGTGTGATCATTtgctcattttctgtttttctatcacTGTAAATCAAAAATCTTTGCATCCCTCCATAATATTCTTGTGTTTCACTGATTGCAGTTTATCAGTGCAACTTTTCAGGCAAccatatttgaatgtttttatgcaAGCGTTTAAAATATGATGAGTAGCAACAAAAAAGTTCAAAACCtttgaagcttttatttattgagttttaTTCATTCAGGATTAAAATGAACAGTTAGATATTTTTAGACAATAACAGCATATCCTTAAagctctgctgcttctgttattaattatatacacacaatatgACTCATTACTGAGATAATATCCATATTAGtgtgtgaaggttctcagtcgttcaggtcatctttctttgagaaagttgaaatctggggcaactggacttggttgtagacGTAGTTTGTCAGCGCTCCTAACACTGACAAGCACTAATGAGGAAGTAAAAACAATGGCCTGATTAATAACTCCACCAAGGCTATGTAACTAGaccccaccagtcagtcagaactgaataagcctcttggatgagaagTGAgacgtcttcacggatctacaaccaagcGCAGTCATTAGGAATTGAGTGAGCTCTATCCAGTGCATCACAATTCCTGCCACAGTGCCAAAATCTTTAATGACTTGGCATGTATAATGTCAACAGTTCAACTCTCATTACTGTCTATTGAATAGACACCAAACAAATGACTAGTCTGCTCGCACATTTCATCACCTGGACAGAGGAACAcgagagaaacaaacatttcagaaaacagtTGAAGGAAAGGTTGCAGCTTTGTGAGCACTCACAGTCATCACAGagagtaaaaaacattttctgtttgcagaGTATTGCATGCAGCTCTAATAAATGTTGCTCTGCAGCAAGGAAGTTAAATCAAAGACCATAAGAATAAACAGGAGCCGAGGGCCTTAAAACAGACTGCTGTTTGAAGGAAATGGATCGGTCTGATTTGAAGTGAAGATGAACATCAGTGGAAACAAATTTAGTTCACTGCAGTTTAATTGCTGTTTATTTAGAATCCCCTAAGTGTTATTACAAGAAAGATCTTTATTCACTGCTGCAGCTTGAGAGACGATGAGTGGTGGACAACCCTGTGAGGTGTTTTGTGATCTTTAGGGAGGGTGGGGTTGAAGGAAGTGTTTGGCAACTTGACAGACAAGCTCGACACCCTCTGCTCCTGTGTCAACAGACATTACTGGCTCCCTTTTggcagcattttctttttttgcatcaaTAGTTATGATCTAATGAAGAAAGAGAGGCATGACATAGTGCGTGACAAATGATGCGTCCCTGGGCAGCTGGAGGATGAACCACGTCTTTCATCACTATAAATATACAAGTAGACAAGTCCCCTTCTCCACCATCTCTAATGGCATTAGTTCCACATCCATAAACACGTGAGAGGGAAACATGCCAGTAGATTATGGAGTTGCGACGAATATCAGATTCTTTCTGCCAGGACATGTCACATCAGAGGATGACATAATGTCACTGCTGTTGCCGTGTCATACTCCCAGCGGGACTCCTTCATCATTTTGTGCTAGAAAACAGATCAGCATCTCTTGCTCACACATAATCTGCCCCCCCCCTTTCCGTCTGTCTTTATTACATGAGCCTTGTACAAGGTTTGATGTTGGCTAAATCTGGGTAATGCCCAGCCCCCACCTGCTGGGACAATCCCAGCAAAGAGATTAGGGATGAATATGGGTGAGCACTGTCTATATCTctttttttagcatttaaacTCTTAGGtaacaggaaatgacagaaaaaggaaagagtgagaTGCTCAAAGGGTTTTTAAAGAAAGCCACGATGATTACACATTCTTCAGCCGTTGCACCTCTGCACAATCCACATGGAAAATTATCATTTCTATCAAAGAAGCTCAGAGGCTTCCTTTCTTTGCTGCCTTATTACTTGTCTTTCATACAGTAGCGTAAACAGATTTTTGTCCTTGGCTGTTGAAATAACAGCGGAGAACTGGATGTTCCAAAATCGAAGGACACGAAAAACAGCTACGGATTGTCCATCCGAGAAATCGTTCTGAATCACTCATTCAAGGTCAATGTTGACACCATTTTGCATTTCGCAAAAATTGGGAGTTTGGCTATCAACAAAAGCCACAGTTTGAAATGGCACtttcatagatagatagatagatagatagatagatagatagatagatagatagatagatagatagatagatagatagatagatagatagatagatagatagataatttactttattgatccccaaaCACATATTGTAGAATTATGATAAAATTGCATAACTATTCAAGTAGAACACTTCACTTGCCATTTGACGTCTGCTTTCcatcacatttgaaaaaaaaagtcacagctGTCTTCCATTACCATGCAAGGTCATAGCTAATCCATTCATAGGGGTGTCCTTGCTTTGCTTTCATGCCCTCCTTCAATAAAAACTTCCTCTCGCGGCTGCCATCGTTGGATAAGGTTGCACCAACTATACATGAACCAATCACTAAGCTTGGATGTACTGGTCCTCTGCTAGAGTCTCCTAGAGCTTTGACAGCCACGCAAAGCAAATTCACAGCCTTCTGTGAAAGTTTATGTGTGTTAAATTTGTTGTAAGATTAGCTAAGATAGCAACTCAGAGAGGCTGCATCTCTGATGCGTGTGTCTGGAACTGTCGGTATGGCTATGTAGCAGGCCAGTGTCTGCTGGAGACAGTGGTTACGGACAAAACGGGTCCAATAAGGTACTGCTGGCAGCTACGTCATAAGctttgggtgtgtgtgctggatgACACACATGAGAATTGTCTATTTGCTTGAAAATAGCAATGGCGGCTGGCAAATAGGTTAGCGAAGACGCCGCTAACATCAGTCATATCAGAACCGGAGAATAGAGGAGCAAAGAGTGATACTCTTCTTCCAACTGGTAAGAGTTTGATTGTGTTATATGGTTTCTTGATCTAACTAGTTGCAGCTAAACTGTGATAGACAGATGGTCCATCCAATCACCTGGCCTATACTTTCAAAAATGGTCCGATGCATTCAGTTCAGCATGGTGCACTGGTAAAGATGAAAGCAAGGGCTCTCATGAAAAATTTGCACAAGCCTGTGGAAGTATTGTTAATATTTGGTCAACCAAATATCAACAATATTAATGTCCTTAACATGTTTTGAGAAGTTTAAAGCTGTGTGCTTAACTGTTATCCAAGATGACAATGGTTGTCGTCTGTGAAAGTTTGATCCTCTTGTAAACTCTTACAGCCATAGACTGACACAGTAAACCAGTCACATTATAATGTAGCTTCAATATAATGGTGATGATATGTGATCCCACAGTCCCAAAACCATTTGAAACAGTGAGATAGCGCATGTAGGACACTTTCCTTGGACACATGAGAGCTTCCATTACAAATGAGTGTCATTAAATATCAGACAGCACAACATATCTTTATCAGCAGTTAGGCCCGTCCCAGCAGCGGCAGACTGAATTGACAAACCGAGCTTTGAAGTTTTCTGTGTGGAATTTGTATTGTTGGAGTCTCTCTCCAGAGTCAAAGGCATGCAGGTAGAATAAATTCTCTGAATCTCTTATATCTTTTGACAATGTGAACGAAACTGGCTATGCTTTATTTCTTGGAGTTTTTGTGCGATATAttcaatgtgaaaaaaaaacccagtatACATATTGCAGGTTAACTCCTTTacataacaatataaataaaaggctGCAACAATGAATGCATTTAAATAGGCAGTTACATTCATCTCTATTCACAGTCACATCCAATGCTATCTTTTTACATGTTGGAGTGTCTACATAGAGCTGCTGTTGAGAGTACAAAGAAGCACTTGCCGCTATTCAGTGTGCATAAAGCATCTGCTACTCAAAATTCAATGTGAGTAGAATGCAATTATCCCCTGTCTGATtaatgctttttctttttttttttgctgagggAAAGTGGATTGGATGGCGCTGCCACGTTTCAGTGCAGTTCATAGCTATGAGTCAGTAGATTTGGCACTTCAACAAAAGATAAATGCCAAACCAAACGCACCTTTGTGTTAGTTTGAtatgtttatttactgtcaTAGAACTACGATGAACTTTAGGCAGTTTGATCACCGTACCCAACATGTGACAAATCTGTTGCATGGAAACACTTTGTGCTTATGTCTGATTTTTATTCCTTGGTTCTTGGctcctgaaaacaaaatgtcattcCTAATGGTGTTGGCTAATGATGAAGATACTCGTTAGCtatgtaaacaagtaaacaaGCCTGGCTGGCAGCTCTAGATGTCTCATTAATTTAAAGGTACAGATATATGCTAGATGCTCATTATCTCACAACAGCACTGCGACATACATTTAAAAGTCTTTTGAGCCAccatacacagacacatggtACAAGCACAAGCAACAAGCAACACAAGCAACTTCAAAAAGGATTTCATAGAATGCATGAATCACAATCATTTCACCTTGACATCAATCTGTGACAGTGACATGGTCAAAGGACATGCTGCTTACTCACACAGTAAAGGCTTGGGTTAGGTTCTTTGTATAAGTAAACTCAGCACAGATATCGCACACACAAAATACTGAGACTGGTGGATACATGTTGTATGCCCGCGCGCTGCAGCATGATGCTAACACACGTTGGCGCGGGAAGCATGGGTGGCTCCCGGGCCTGACACTTCATCACATGGGTGAAATCATTTCAGGGCCTGAGTAAGTGGAGTGTCATGGCGTATCGGTCCTGAACACATTCAAGGATTCATAAATCCTACTATCATTACAGATAGAGCCGGGCCATGACATGATTTATTAAGGATCCT includes:
- the prok2 gene encoding prokineticin-2, whose amino-acid sequence is MAGWVYKPPPAPQHMSLEATCLCRPSRMHMQRGPTASASLLFTLEGTDRQPFIMRSFFLLLVSLLLVSHGSSAVITGACEKDSQCGGGMCCAVSLWIRSLRMCTPMGQEGDDCHPMSHTVPFFGKRVHHTCPCLPNLSCITIEEGRSKCLSTYEYPDLYL